The Anomaloglossus baeobatrachus isolate aAnoBae1 chromosome 10, aAnoBae1.hap1, whole genome shotgun sequence genome has a segment encoding these proteins:
- the IL17C gene encoding LOW QUALITY PROTEIN: interleukin-17C (The sequence of the model RefSeq protein was modified relative to this genomic sequence to represent the inferred CDS: deleted 2 bases in 1 codon), with product MSALEDKSRTELSIQNPADNSCSSSSPRRRPSAMHSLYVVLLLAVCSITLCYAKAKKHHHNHHIHCFSDNELENSPSEVVHHFVSGKMRWDTYTAVNMVRHLEDSERRRKRRKRTPAATCPKLEKLKTGTSLNERSISPWTYRIDTDESRYPQKLAFAQCLCNYCINSESGAETKSLNSVLVKQTMLVLRKKSCPHDSALSTFSLEYISVPVACTCSVPRYD from the exons ATGTCCGCGCTCGAGGACAAGAGCAGAACTGAACTGAGCATCCAAAATCCAGCGGACAATTca tgcagcagcagcagcccccggAGGAGACCCAGCGCCATGCACAGCCTG TACGTCGTCTTATTGTTGGCCGTTTGCTCCATCACTCTCTGCTACGCAAAGGCCAAGAAGCATCATCATAACCACCACATTCACTGCTTCAGCGACAACGAACTGGAAAATTCGCCCTCAGAGGTCGTCCATCATTTTGTCAGCGGCAAGATGCGCTGGGATACATACACCGCGGTAAACATGGTGCGCCACCTAGAGGACTCCGAGAGGAGGAGAAAGAGGCGCAAGAGGACCCCAGCAGCCACCTGCCCAAAACTGGAAAAACTGAAAACCGGAACATCCCTGAACGAGCGCTCCATCTCACCATGGACCTACCG AATTGACACCGATGAGAGCCGCTATCCTCAGAAGTTGGCTTTTGCTCAGTGTCTCTGCAATTACTGCATCAACTCCGAATCCGGGGCCGAAACGAAATCCTTAAATTCGGTGTTGGTGAAGCAGACGATGCTGGTCCTGCGTAAGAAGAGCTGCCCGCACGATTCCGCCTTGTCCACCTTCTCGTTGGAATACATCAGCGTTCCGGTGGCGTGCACCTGCTCCGTGCCGCGATACGACTAA